A single region of the Kocuria rosea genome encodes:
- a CDS encoding purine-nucleoside phosphorylase, producing MDTEHSADRADPFELAQEAADALRRATGVDTHEIALTLGSGWGQAADLLGETVAEIPAAEIPGFTPPALEGHVGTLRSVRTAAGRHALVIGARTHYYEGRGVRPVVHGVRTAAATGARTMILTNGCGGLNPSWGPGTPVLISDHLNLTGRSPLEGATFVDLTDLYSPRLRELARRVDPTLDEGVYAQFPGPHYETPAEVRMAGVLGADLVGMSTALEAIAARHAGMEVFGISLVTNQAAGISATPLSHEEVLEAGRAAGARISGLLARIVAQL from the coding sequence GTGGACACAGAGCACAGCGCCGACCGGGCCGACCCCTTCGAGCTCGCCCAGGAGGCCGCGGACGCCCTCCGCCGGGCCACCGGGGTCGACACGCACGAGATCGCCCTGACCCTCGGCTCCGGCTGGGGCCAGGCCGCCGATCTGCTCGGCGAGACCGTCGCCGAGATCCCGGCCGCGGAGATCCCCGGCTTCACCCCGCCCGCCCTCGAGGGCCACGTGGGCACGCTCCGCTCGGTGCGCACCGCCGCGGGCCGGCACGCGCTGGTGATCGGCGCCCGCACCCACTACTACGAGGGCCGGGGCGTGCGCCCCGTGGTCCACGGCGTGCGCACCGCGGCCGCCACCGGGGCGCGCACCATGATCCTCACCAACGGCTGCGGCGGGCTGAACCCGTCCTGGGGCCCCGGCACCCCGGTGCTCATCAGCGACCACCTCAACCTCACGGGCCGGTCCCCGCTCGAGGGCGCCACGTTCGTGGACCTCACCGACCTGTACTCCCCGCGGCTGCGCGAGCTGGCCCGCAGGGTGGACCCCACCCTCGACGAGGGGGTCTACGCGCAGTTCCCCGGCCCGCACTACGAGACCCCGGCCGAGGTCCGGATGGCCGGGGTGCTCGGCGCCGACCTCGTCGGGATGTCCACCGCCCTGGAGGCCATCGCTGCCCGGCACGCGGGGATGGAGGTCTTCGGGATCTCCCTCGTGACCAACCAGGCCGCCGGGATCTCCGCGACCCCGCTCTCCCACGAGGAGGTCCTCGAGGCCGGCCGCGCCGCGGGCGCCCGGATCTCCGGACTGCTCGCCCGCATCGTCGCCCAGCTCTGA
- a CDS encoding phospho-sugar mutase yields MTTDPRTDPQLLDAARAWGAADPDPATRAELAALVEAAAAGDAAARAELADRFSGTLQFGTAGLRAALGAGPMRMNRVVVLRAAAGLAAHVLAVHTPADGAAGSARRPRAVVGYDARHGSEVFARDTAAVFTAAGIETLLLPAPLPTPVLAWAVRALEAEVGVMVTASHNPPADNGYKVYLGGRAVEPEARGCQIVAPHDRMIAERIAAVGPVEDIPRAQDGWTVLPSSVEQDYLDAVLPAVVPAAADGERPLRIVLTPLHGVGGRTTTEALRRAGLADVHVVPEQAEPDPDFPTVAFPNPEEPGALDLALATARAVGADLVLANDPDADRVAVAVPVPGAGDTGQDWRMLRGDEVGALLGHAAAARCADREGAVFANSIVSSRLLGRIAAAAGIAHQETLTGFKWIARVPGLAFGYEEALGYCVAPEVVRDKDGISAAVAVAVLADELRAQGRTLLDVLDDLALAHGLYATDQLSVRVADLGRIPVMAAALRDAPPADLGGSEVVEAADLAAPSTGLPPTEGLRLLTADGTRVIVRPSGTEPKLKCYLEVVAPVAGQAALPAARDEAQERLGRIRAELEAALGL; encoded by the coding sequence ATGACCACCGACCCCCGCACCGACCCGCAGCTGCTCGACGCCGCGCGCGCGTGGGGCGCCGCCGACCCGGACCCCGCCACCCGCGCCGAGCTGGCAGCGCTCGTCGAGGCCGCCGCCGCCGGTGACGCCGCAGCACGGGCGGAGCTGGCCGACCGCTTCTCGGGCACCCTCCAGTTCGGCACCGCCGGACTGCGGGCGGCCCTGGGCGCCGGGCCGATGCGGATGAACCGGGTGGTGGTGCTGCGCGCCGCGGCGGGGCTGGCCGCCCACGTCCTGGCCGTGCACACCCCGGCGGACGGTGCGGCGGGCTCCGCCCGGCGCCCCCGCGCGGTGGTCGGCTACGACGCCCGGCACGGCTCCGAGGTCTTCGCACGGGACACCGCCGCGGTGTTCACGGCCGCCGGCATCGAGACGCTGCTGCTGCCCGCGCCGCTGCCCACCCCCGTCCTGGCCTGGGCGGTGCGGGCCCTCGAGGCGGAGGTGGGCGTCATGGTCACCGCCAGCCACAACCCGCCGGCGGACAACGGCTACAAGGTCTACCTCGGCGGCCGGGCCGTGGAGCCGGAGGCCCGCGGCTGCCAGATCGTGGCCCCGCACGACCGGATGATCGCCGAGCGGATCGCGGCCGTCGGACCCGTCGAGGACATCCCCCGGGCGCAGGACGGGTGGACCGTCCTGCCCTCGAGCGTCGAGCAGGACTACCTCGACGCCGTGCTCCCCGCCGTGGTCCCCGCGGCCGCGGACGGGGAACGTCCCCTGCGGATCGTCCTCACCCCGCTGCACGGGGTGGGCGGGCGCACGACGACGGAGGCCCTGCGGCGGGCCGGCCTCGCCGACGTGCACGTGGTCCCGGAGCAGGCGGAGCCGGACCCGGACTTCCCCACGGTCGCCTTCCCCAACCCCGAGGAGCCCGGCGCCCTAGACCTGGCCCTGGCCACCGCCCGCGCCGTGGGCGCGGACCTCGTCCTGGCCAACGACCCCGACGCGGACCGTGTGGCCGTGGCCGTCCCGGTGCCCGGCGCCGGGGACACAGGGCAGGACTGGCGGATGCTGCGCGGCGACGAGGTCGGCGCGCTGCTCGGCCACGCCGCGGCGGCCCGGTGCGCGGACCGCGAAGGCGCCGTGTTCGCGAACTCCATCGTCTCCTCCCGCCTGCTGGGGCGGATCGCCGCCGCAGCGGGGATCGCGCACCAGGAGACGCTCACCGGCTTCAAGTGGATCGCCCGCGTCCCGGGGCTCGCGTTCGGCTACGAGGAGGCGCTGGGCTACTGCGTGGCGCCGGAGGTGGTCAGGGACAAGGACGGGATCAGTGCGGCCGTGGCGGTGGCGGTGCTCGCCGACGAGCTGCGCGCGCAGGGCCGGACCCTGCTGGATGTGCTGGACGACCTCGCCCTGGCCCACGGACTGTACGCGACCGACCAGCTGAGCGTCCGGGTGGCGGACCTGGGCCGCATCCCGGTGATGGCGGCCGCCCTGCGGGACGCCCCGCCCGCGGACCTGGGCGGCTCCGAGGTCGTCGAGGCCGCGGACCTCGCCGCCCCGAGCACGGGGCTGCCGCCCACCGAGGGCCTGCGCCTGCTCACCGCGGACGGCACCCGGGTGATCGTCCGCCCCTCCGGCACGGAGCCGAAGCTCAAGTGCTACCTCGAGGTGGTCGCCCCGGTGGCCGGCCAGGCAGCGCTGCCCGCAGCCCGGGACGAGGCGCAGGAGCGGCTCGGCCGGATCCGCGCCGAGCTCGAGGCCGCGCTGGGCCTCTGA
- a CDS encoding TauD/TfdA family dioxygenase, translating into MSATSAPPELDVDARPGAPATALVSPPGDPVSWAQQHRDALRATVARHGAVLVRGLGLSHSDQVAAVFRAVSPELMTEREAFAARSSYAPGVYSSATWPANQPMCMHHELSYTLHAPGLLLLACLTAPAAGGVTGVADSQAVLRALPADLVARFERDGWMLIRNYNDEIGASVADAFGTDDRAAVERYCAENRIELEWQPDGGLRTRQRRAAIVRHPVTGERCWFNQVAFLSEWTIDPEVREYLVDMYEEDGLPFTTAFGNGDPIGEDVVAMLNEIYESHTLREPWRAGDLMLVDNVRTAHSREPYEGEREILVAMSDPVSLQGTASEEEGR; encoded by the coding sequence ATGTCCGCCACCTCCGCACCTCCGGAGCTCGACGTCGACGCGCGCCCGGGTGCGCCGGCCACCGCCCTGGTCTCTCCCCCGGGCGACCCGGTGTCCTGGGCCCAGCAGCACCGTGACGCGCTGCGGGCGACCGTCGCCCGGCACGGGGCCGTCCTCGTGCGCGGCCTCGGGCTGTCCCACTCCGACCAGGTCGCCGCCGTGTTCCGGGCCGTCAGCCCGGAGCTGATGACCGAGCGGGAGGCCTTCGCCGCCCGCAGTTCCTATGCGCCCGGCGTGTACTCCTCGGCCACTTGGCCGGCGAACCAGCCCATGTGCATGCACCACGAGCTGAGCTACACGCTCCACGCCCCCGGGCTGCTGCTCCTCGCCTGCCTCACCGCCCCGGCCGCCGGCGGCGTGACCGGTGTCGCGGACTCCCAGGCGGTGCTGCGCGCCCTTCCCGCGGACCTGGTCGCGCGGTTCGAGCGCGACGGCTGGATGCTGATCCGCAACTACAACGACGAGATCGGCGCCTCCGTCGCGGACGCCTTCGGCACGGACGACCGCGCCGCGGTCGAGCGCTACTGCGCGGAGAACCGGATCGAGCTCGAGTGGCAGCCCGACGGCGGCCTGCGCACGCGTCAGCGCCGCGCCGCGATCGTCCGTCACCCCGTCACCGGGGAGCGCTGCTGGTTCAACCAGGTCGCCTTCCTCAGCGAGTGGACGATCGACCCGGAGGTCCGCGAGTACCTCGTGGACATGTACGAGGAGGACGGCCTCCCGTTCACCACGGCGTTCGGCAACGGCGACCCCATCGGCGAGGACGTCGTGGCCATGCTGAACGAGATCTACGAGTCGCACACGCTGCGGGAACCGTGGCGCGCCGGCGACCTGATGCTCGTGGACAACGTCCGGACGGCGCACAGCCGCGAACCGTACGAGGGCGAGCGGGAGATCCTCGTCGCCATGAGCGACCCGGTGTCGCTCCAGGGCACGGCCTCGGAGGAGGAGGGACGATGA
- a CDS encoding MFS transporter produces the protein MSSPVTGQDAAGASSPSLPLSDRVPRSRVILASLVGTTIEFYDFYVYATAAVAVFPALFFTGEDETAKLLASMATFAAAFVARPIGSVIFGHFGDRIGRKATLIGALLTMGVATFLIGLLPTYYSIGIWAPLILTILRFCQGLGLGGEWSGAALLATEYAEEGKRARAAMWPQLGAPFGFILANGFFLVLTVVMGFVSVAEQGTDHPFLTWGWRVPFLASVVMVVVGLYVRFKLEETPVFQKALDQGEKVQTPLVEAFRGSWLQMIQGTFIMLATYMLFYLMTAWILSYGIGSPANGGLGIPYRDFLVLQLLAVLLFAAMVPVSGWVADRFGRRSSQLVITSVILLFGLSFGLLMDPAAVGTGADVSTGRVLFFLVVGMTLMGLTFGSMSAILPELFPTNVRYTGSGVAYNTASILGAAITPYVAVTLNASYGVGSVGLYLAFGAVLTLVALWFSPETKDVDMENVVTRR, from the coding sequence ATGTCCTCTCCGGTGACCGGGCAGGACGCCGCCGGCGCGTCCTCCCCCTCGCTCCCCCTGTCCGACCGCGTGCCCCGCAGCCGGGTGATCCTGGCCTCCCTCGTGGGCACCACGATCGAGTTCTACGACTTCTACGTCTACGCCACCGCGGCCGTGGCCGTGTTCCCGGCCCTGTTCTTCACGGGCGAGGACGAGACGGCCAAGCTGCTCGCCTCCATGGCGACCTTCGCCGCGGCCTTCGTGGCCCGCCCGATCGGCTCCGTGATCTTCGGGCACTTCGGCGACCGGATCGGCCGCAAGGCCACCCTGATCGGCGCCCTGCTGACCATGGGCGTCGCCACGTTCCTCATCGGCCTGCTGCCCACCTACTACTCGATCGGCATCTGGGCCCCGCTCATCCTGACGATCCTGCGCTTCTGCCAGGGCCTGGGCCTGGGCGGCGAGTGGTCCGGCGCGGCCCTGCTGGCCACCGAGTACGCCGAGGAGGGCAAGCGGGCGCGCGCCGCCATGTGGCCGCAGCTCGGCGCCCCGTTCGGCTTCATCCTGGCCAACGGCTTCTTCCTGGTGCTGACCGTGGTGATGGGTTTCGTCTCGGTCGCCGAGCAGGGCACCGACCACCCGTTCCTCACCTGGGGCTGGCGCGTGCCGTTCCTGGCGTCCGTGGTGATGGTGGTCGTCGGCCTGTACGTGCGGTTCAAGCTCGAGGAGACCCCGGTCTTCCAGAAGGCGCTGGACCAGGGCGAGAAGGTCCAGACCCCGCTCGTCGAGGCGTTCCGGGGCTCGTGGCTGCAGATGATCCAGGGCACCTTCATCATGCTCGCCACCTACATGCTCTTCTACCTGATGACCGCGTGGATCCTCTCCTACGGCATCGGCAGCCCCGCCAACGGCGGCCTCGGCATCCCCTACCGGGACTTCCTGGTGCTGCAGCTGCTCGCCGTGCTGCTGTTCGCCGCCATGGTGCCCGTCTCCGGGTGGGTCGCTGACCGCTTCGGCCGGCGCAGCTCGCAGCTGGTCATCACCTCGGTGATCCTGCTCTTCGGGCTGAGCTTCGGCCTGCTCATGGACCCGGCCGCGGTCGGCACCGGTGCGGACGTCAGCACGGGCCGCGTGCTGTTCTTCCTCGTGGTCGGCATGACCCTGATGGGCCTGACCTTCGGCTCGATGTCGGCGATCCTGCCCGAGCTGTTCCCCACGAACGTGCGCTACACCGGCTCCGGCGTCGCGTACAACACGGCGTCGATCCTCGGTGCCGCCATCACCCCGTACGTCGCCGTCACCCTCAACGCGAGCTACGGCGTGGGCTCCGTCGGCCTCTACCTGGCGTTCGGCGCCGTGCTGACCCTCGTGGCCCTCTGGTTCTCCCCGGAGACCAAGGACGTCGACATGGAGAACGTCGTCACCCGCCGCTGA
- a CDS encoding NAD(P)H-quinone dehydrogenase, whose amino-acid sequence MTAHSEFSIQKLVIIGGGPGGYEAALVAASLGADVTIVERQGLGGSAVLTDVVPSKTLIASADAMTRFAEAADLGVHVRGGSKDGDEINDLAVDLEKVNTRLLRLAASQSRDIKRGLERVGVRVIAGTGRLLSPTCVQVTTDDGLEYTLDAQAVLLAVGAYPRELPSAKPDGERIFNWKQVYHLTEVPEHMIVVGSGVTGAEFASAYRGLGAEVTLVSSRDQVLPGEDEDAAAVLESVFERRGMNVLSRSRADSVERSEKGVVVTLSDGRKIAGSHCLVAVGAIPATDDLGLEEVGVARAESGHIKVDGVSRTTVPGVYAVGDCTGVLPLASVAAMQGRIAVAHLMGDAVKPLRTHLVASNIFTSPEIASVGVSEKAIEDGTYQADTIMLKLSTNPRAKMMAVEDGFVKIFSRKGSGTVIGGVVVGPRASELIFPISLAVTHKLHVDDLADTFTIYPSLTGSISEAARRLHVHV is encoded by the coding sequence GTGACTGCACACAGCGAATTCTCCATCCAGAAGCTCGTCATCATCGGGGGCGGTCCGGGCGGCTACGAGGCCGCCCTGGTCGCCGCCAGCCTCGGGGCGGACGTGACCATCGTCGAGCGCCAGGGCCTGGGCGGCTCCGCGGTGCTGACGGACGTGGTCCCCTCCAAGACGCTCATCGCCTCCGCCGACGCGATGACCCGCTTCGCCGAGGCCGCGGACCTGGGGGTGCACGTGCGCGGGGGCAGCAAGGACGGGGACGAGATCAACGACCTCGCCGTGGACCTGGAGAAGGTCAACACCCGTCTCCTGCGCCTCGCGGCGTCCCAGTCCCGGGACATCAAGCGCGGGCTCGAGCGGGTGGGGGTGCGCGTGATCGCGGGCACCGGACGGCTGCTCAGCCCCACCTGCGTGCAGGTCACCACCGACGACGGGCTGGAGTACACCCTCGACGCGCAGGCCGTGCTGCTCGCCGTCGGGGCCTACCCCCGGGAGCTGCCGTCCGCGAAGCCGGACGGGGAGCGGATCTTCAACTGGAAGCAGGTCTACCACCTCACCGAGGTCCCCGAGCACATGATCGTGGTGGGCTCCGGCGTGACCGGCGCGGAGTTCGCCTCGGCCTACCGGGGCCTCGGGGCCGAGGTCACGCTCGTCTCCTCCCGGGACCAGGTGCTGCCCGGCGAGGACGAGGACGCCGCGGCCGTGCTCGAGAGCGTCTTCGAGCGCCGCGGCATGAACGTGCTCAGCCGCTCCCGCGCCGACTCCGTGGAGCGCAGCGAGAAGGGGGTGGTCGTCACGCTGTCCGACGGGCGCAAGATCGCCGGCTCGCACTGCCTGGTCGCGGTCGGCGCGATCCCGGCCACCGACGACCTCGGGCTCGAGGAGGTCGGGGTGGCCCGCGCCGAGTCCGGGCACATCAAGGTGGACGGCGTCTCCCGCACCACGGTGCCGGGCGTCTACGCCGTGGGTGACTGCACGGGCGTGCTCCCGCTCGCCTCGGTGGCGGCGATGCAGGGCCGGATCGCCGTGGCGCACCTCATGGGCGACGCCGTCAAGCCGCTGCGCACCCACCTGGTGGCCTCCAACATCTTCACCTCACCGGAGATCGCGTCCGTGGGCGTGAGCGAGAAGGCCATCGAGGACGGCACCTACCAGGCGGACACCATCATGCTGAAGCTCTCCACCAACCCGCGCGCCAAGATGATGGCGGTCGAGGACGGGTTCGTGAAGATCTTCTCCCGCAAGGGCTCCGGCACGGTGATCGGGGGAGTGGTGGTGGGTCCCCGCGCGTCCGAGCTGATCTTCCCGATCTCCCTGGCCGTCACCCACAAGCTGCACGTCGACGACCTCGCCGACACCTTCACGATCTACCCGTCCCTCACGGGGTCGATCTCGGAGGCGGCCCGGCGCCTGCACGTGCACGTCTGA
- the sbnB gene encoding 2,3-diaminopropionate biosynthesis protein SbnB, which produces MTLTSGPGTDHRQDAPGRQPTIPSFAVVSGAEVDQVLQGHRAEIVALVEDTYRLHGAGQTVNPPSYFLRFPDRPTGRIIALPASLGGPRAVDGLKWISSFPTNVEFGIPRASAVLILNDPDTGYPFACLESSIISASRTAASAALAADWLSRERGRPTRVGFFGVGLIARFVHAFLADTGWGFDEVGVFDLLPGSCEGFRGYLERSAPESTVTVHEDAESLIRSSDLVVFATTAGEPHVTDPSWFEHHPLVLHISLRDLGPEVILAATNIVDDVEHCLKAQTSVHLTEQLTGSRDFLAGTLYDVMTGTVEVPADRTVVFSPFGLGVLDLAVGMHVYDTVAGTGGLHTIDSFFHEVRRYG; this is translated from the coding sequence ATGACACTGACAAGCGGACCCGGCACGGACCACAGGCAGGACGCCCCCGGACGGCAACCGACCATCCCGTCCTTCGCGGTCGTCTCCGGCGCGGAGGTCGACCAGGTGCTGCAGGGGCACCGGGCCGAGATCGTCGCGCTGGTGGAGGACACCTACCGGCTGCACGGCGCCGGACAGACGGTGAACCCGCCGTCGTACTTCCTGCGATTCCCGGACCGCCCGACCGGACGGATCATCGCGCTGCCCGCCTCCCTGGGGGGACCCCGTGCCGTGGACGGCCTGAAGTGGATCTCCAGCTTCCCCACCAACGTGGAGTTCGGCATCCCGAGGGCCTCCGCCGTGCTGATCCTCAACGATCCGGACACCGGCTACCCTTTCGCCTGCCTGGAGAGCTCCATCATCAGCGCCTCCCGGACCGCCGCCTCCGCGGCCCTGGCCGCGGACTGGCTCAGCCGGGAGCGGGGGCGCCCCACGCGGGTGGGCTTCTTCGGCGTCGGGCTCATCGCCCGCTTCGTCCACGCGTTCCTGGCGGACACCGGGTGGGGCTTCGACGAGGTGGGGGTGTTCGACCTGCTGCCGGGCAGCTGCGAGGGCTTCCGCGGCTACCTCGAGCGCTCCGCGCCCGAGAGCACGGTCACCGTCCACGAGGACGCCGAGTCGCTGATCCGCTCGAGCGACCTGGTCGTGTTCGCGACCACGGCGGGAGAGCCGCACGTCACCGACCCGTCGTGGTTCGAGCACCACCCGCTCGTGCTCCACATCTCGCTGCGCGACCTCGGGCCCGAGGTCATCCTCGCCGCCACGAACATCGTCGACGACGTGGAGCACTGCCTCAAGGCCCAGACGTCCGTGCACCTGACCGAGCAGCTCACCGGCTCGCGGGACTTCCTCGCCGGCACGCTGTACGACGTCATGACCGGCACCGTGGAGGTGCCGGCGGACCGGACCGTGGTCTTCTCGCCGTTCGGCCTGGGCGTTCTCGACCTCGCGGTGGGCATGCACGTCTACGACACGGTCGCCGGCACCGGCGGTCTGCACACCATCGACTCCTTCTTCCACGAGGTGCGTCGGTACGGGTGA
- a CDS encoding heparan-alpha-glucosaminide N-acetyltransferase domain-containing protein, translated as MSAERTPPAGTATATGVPTEGPGRDAAGAPRTTRRLTGVDAARGLALFGMVAVHTLPSWDEQTGEANLSWTLFAGHSAALFATLAGVSLAFASGGRTPRTGLRMTASRWALAARAGVIALVGFLLGFLELPVSNILIYYGMLFLLAVPFLRLRTRSLLVCAALFALVAPFLMQWSVDVLPGLEYENPSLVDLVVDPGTVLSQLLLTGVYPALPWMAFLLAGLAVGRTDLTSRKVQTLLATVGAAVALLVWSSSALALRVLGGYEAIAEGTPWMDESEIDEVLVFGGDPTLPTDTLWWLLISTPHTNTPFFLALNVGLALSVLGICLLLERVAGRVLAPLAAAGAMTFTLYTAHLLILWPEYYDLAPAAWTAGQIVAFTVFALLWRRALGQGPLEKVVTRSTKAVSRRVLARGEDRARPPAA; from the coding sequence ATGTCCGCAGAACGCACGCCGCCGGCCGGGACGGCCACCGCCACCGGTGTCCCGACGGAAGGACCCGGGCGCGACGCTGCCGGGGCCCCCCGGACGACCCGCCGGCTCACCGGCGTCGACGCCGCCCGCGGCCTGGCCCTGTTCGGCATGGTCGCCGTGCACACGCTGCCCTCGTGGGACGAGCAGACGGGCGAGGCGAACCTGTCCTGGACCCTGTTCGCCGGCCACTCGGCCGCACTGTTCGCCACCCTGGCCGGGGTCAGCCTGGCCTTCGCCTCCGGCGGGCGCACCCCCCGCACGGGGCTGCGGATGACGGCCTCCCGGTGGGCCCTGGCCGCACGGGCGGGGGTGATCGCCCTGGTCGGCTTCCTCCTCGGCTTCCTCGAGCTGCCGGTGAGCAACATCCTCATCTACTACGGGATGCTCTTCCTGCTCGCTGTGCCCTTCCTGCGCCTGCGGACCCGGTCCCTCCTGGTGTGCGCCGCGCTCTTCGCGCTCGTCGCGCCCTTCCTCATGCAGTGGTCCGTCGACGTGCTGCCCGGCCTCGAGTACGAGAACCCGAGCCTCGTGGACCTGGTCGTCGACCCGGGCACCGTGCTCTCCCAGCTGCTCCTGACGGGCGTCTACCCCGCCCTGCCCTGGATGGCGTTCCTGCTGGCCGGACTCGCCGTGGGACGCACGGACCTCACCAGCCGGAAGGTGCAGACCCTGCTCGCGACGGTCGGGGCGGCGGTCGCGCTGCTCGTGTGGTCGTCCTCCGCCCTCGCGCTGCGGGTGCTCGGCGGCTACGAGGCCATCGCCGAGGGCACGCCCTGGATGGACGAGTCGGAGATCGACGAGGTGCTCGTCTTCGGCGGGGACCCCACGCTGCCCACCGACACCCTGTGGTGGCTGCTGATCTCGACCCCGCACACGAACACGCCGTTCTTCCTGGCGCTCAACGTGGGCCTGGCACTGTCCGTCCTCGGCATCTGCCTGCTCCTGGAGCGTGTGGCCGGCAGAGTCCTCGCGCCGCTCGCCGCGGCGGGCGCGATGACGTTCACGCTCTACACGGCCCACCTGCTCATCCTCTGGCCCGAGTACTACGACCTCGCGCCCGCCGCGTGGACCGCGGGCCAGATCGTGGCGTTCACCGTGTTCGCCCTGCTGTGGCGGCGGGCCCTGGGCCAGGGCCCGCTGGAGAAGGTGGTCACCCGGTCGACCAAGGCCGTCTCGCGCCGGGTCCTCGCCCGGGGCGAAGACCGGGCGCGGCCGCCGGCCGCCTGA